Proteins encoded together in one Desulfovibrio sp. window:
- a CDS encoding NYN domain-containing protein, giving the protein MNVSILIDGSFFWMKHLEARLGQPPTAESVKQACDLIMDDAEFASDRLFRAYYYDSPPYGGKAVHPISQREIEFSSTDQYRIKNEYLDHLMRMPRMQLRLGSLAMQGWKLNKKNMRVIMETLGNNRPLQPQDVAINLVQKEVDMLMGLDIAWMAARAMVDKIVLLTGDADMIPAMNFAREHGLLVFVAKFGYYLSDKLREHADGVIEFSLPAPERAHAPSARVVSLPSPESEEDDLPDEPLATLF; this is encoded by the coding sequence ATGAATGTCTCTATCCTCATCGATGGTAGTTTCTTCTGGATGAAGCACCTGGAGGCCCGCCTCGGCCAGCCCCCCACGGCGGAATCGGTCAAGCAGGCGTGCGATCTCATCATGGATGATGCGGAATTCGCCAGTGACAGGCTCTTCCGCGCCTACTATTACGACTCGCCTCCCTACGGAGGCAAAGCCGTGCACCCCATCTCCCAGCGGGAGATCGAGTTCAGCTCGACGGATCAATACCGCATCAAGAACGAATACCTCGACCACCTCATGCGCATGCCCCGCATGCAGCTTCGCCTTGGGTCCCTGGCCATGCAGGGCTGGAAGCTCAACAAGAAGAACATGCGCGTCATCATGGAAACACTTGGGAACAACCGCCCCCTTCAGCCCCAGGACGTGGCCATCAACCTGGTGCAGAAGGAGGTGGACATGCTCATGGGGCTCGATATCGCCTGGATGGCCGCTCGGGCCATGGTGGATAAGATCGTGCTCTTAACCGGAGACGCGGACATGATTCCGGCCATGAATTTTGCCCGGGAACACGGGCTTTTGGTGTTCGTGGCCAAATTCGGCTACTACCTTTCGGACAAACTGCGCGAGCATGCTGACGGGGTGATCGAATTCAGCCTGCCGGCTCCTGAACGCGCTCATGCCCCCTCCGCGCGGGTGGTCTCATTGCCGAGTCCTGAATCGGAAGAGGACGACCTGCCCGACGAACCCCTTGCAACGTTGTTCTAA
- a CDS encoding SpoIIE family protein phosphatase, with amino-acid sequence MAYAQNEFDPAHLRHRVESLRRCFDLCALISSSIDIDDVLERIMTASRQALNAETCSLLLTDQDTGDLVFTVAQGPVADQLPKGHVLKRGEGIAGWVQVNSKPVLAPDAYADPRFNPEVDRKTGYRTRTIMCVPLAAKNHPIGVAALMNKNDGAAFTEEDLELFTIIAAQASIAIDNARLHLAMLTKQRLEFELEIAASIQRDFLPHSSPCVPGFELAGTSISCDSTGGDYFDYLAHPEPGARGFSVAVGDVSGHGIPAALLMASARALIRARASLTGMLAEMLTDVNRLMSHDTGQSGRFMTLFWLALDPERGMMSYVKAGHDPAIIFTPSTQSFHDLTAKGIPLGVEPCYGYEQGFKHGFEAGEIIVLGTDGIWECRNSEGEMYGKDRLRQTVASHSSLHARDILEACMCDVETFRGKAPRQDDLTLVVIKALKDSR; translated from the coding sequence ATGGCTTATGCTCAGAACGAGTTCGACCCGGCCCACTTGCGCCACCGCGTGGAGAGCCTGCGACGTTGTTTCGATCTGTGCGCCCTCATCAGCTCTTCCATAGACATCGACGACGTTCTCGAACGCATCATGACCGCCTCACGCCAAGCCCTGAACGCGGAGACATGCAGCCTCCTGCTCACCGACCAGGACACCGGCGACCTTGTCTTCACCGTGGCCCAGGGGCCGGTGGCCGACCAGCTCCCGAAGGGGCACGTGCTCAAACGCGGCGAGGGCATCGCCGGATGGGTGCAGGTGAACTCCAAGCCAGTACTGGCCCCGGACGCCTACGCCGACCCTCGTTTCAACCCAGAGGTGGACCGTAAGACCGGCTACCGCACCCGCACCATCATGTGCGTTCCCTTGGCCGCGAAAAACCACCCCATCGGCGTGGCCGCGCTCATGAACAAGAACGACGGCGCCGCCTTCACCGAAGAAGACCTGGAGCTTTTCACCATCATTGCGGCCCAGGCCTCCATCGCCATCGACAATGCCCGGCTCCATCTGGCCATGCTTACCAAACAGCGTCTCGAATTCGAACTCGAGATCGCGGCCAGCATCCAGCGTGACTTTTTGCCCCATTCCTCCCCCTGCGTTCCCGGCTTCGAACTGGCCGGCACCAGCATTTCCTGCGATTCCACGGGTGGCGACTATTTCGATTATCTGGCCCATCCAGAGCCTGGGGCCCGCGGTTTTTCAGTTGCAGTGGGCGACGTGAGCGGGCACGGCATCCCGGCCGCCCTGCTCATGGCCAGCGCCAGGGCGCTCATCCGGGCCAGAGCGTCTCTTACAGGCATGCTGGCCGAAATGCTCACGGACGTGAACCGGCTCATGAGCCACGATACCGGCCAATCCGGACGCTTCATGACCCTTTTCTGGCTGGCCCTCGATCCCGAAAGAGGGATGATGAGCTACGTGAAAGCCGGCCACGACCCAGCCATCATCTTCACCCCGAGCACCCAGTCCTTCCACGACCTCACAGCCAAGGGCATCCCCCTGGGCGTGGAGCCCTGTTACGGTTACGAGCAGGGGTTCAAGCACGGCTTCGAGGCGGGAGAAATCATCGTGCTCGGCACCGACGGAATATGGGAGTGCCGCAACTCTGAAGGGGAAATGTACGGCAAGGATCGCCTGCGCCAGACCGTTGCCTCCCATTCCAGCCTCCACGCCAGGGACATCCTGGAAGCATGCATGTGCGACGTTGAAACGTTCCGTGGAAAAGCCCCACGCCAGGACGACCTTACCCTGGTTGTCATCAAGGCCCTCAAAGACAGTCGCTAG
- the modB gene encoding molybdate ABC transporter permease subunit gives MTPEAVLSPLLLTLKVATLATLGSLALGIPAAYVIGRKAFPGRALLDALATMPLVLPPTVLGYYMLVLFGRQGLFGKWLNDAFGVTLLFSWQGAALASAVVAFPLVFTTARAAFDSVDVSLADAARTLGASSFSVFARINLPLAWRGILAGGMLAFARGMGEFGATLMIAGNIPGKTQTLSLAVYDAVMAGRDDQALFLVVVVSLVSLTILVSSGKLLRPRP, from the coding sequence ATGACCCCGGAGGCCGTTCTCTCTCCTCTGCTTCTGACTCTCAAGGTGGCCACGCTGGCCACCTTGGGGTCATTGGCCCTGGGAATACCGGCAGCCTACGTGATCGGACGAAAAGCCTTCCCGGGCCGGGCCCTGCTTGACGCCCTGGCTACGATGCCGCTGGTGCTGCCACCAACGGTGCTCGGGTACTACATGCTGGTATTGTTCGGCCGCCAGGGACTGTTCGGAAAATGGCTGAACGACGCCTTCGGGGTGACCCTGCTGTTCAGCTGGCAGGGCGCCGCCCTGGCCTCGGCCGTGGTGGCGTTCCCACTGGTTTTCACAACCGCCAGGGCCGCATTCGACAGCGTGGACGTGAGCCTGGCTGACGCGGCCCGCACGCTCGGGGCCTCCAGCTTCTCGGTGTTCGCCCGGATCAACCTGCCTCTGGCCTGGCGGGGGATCCTGGCAGGGGGCATGCTGGCCTTCGCTCGGGGCATGGGCGAATTCGGTGCCACCCTCATGATCGCGGGCAACATTCCGGGCAAGACCCAGACCCTCTCCCTGGCGGTATACGACGCGGTCATGGCCGGACGAGACGACCAGGCTCTGTTCCTGGTCGTTGTGGTCTCCCTGGTGAGTCTAACCATCCTGGTGAGTTCCGGCAAACTGTTGAGGCCAAGACCATGA